Proteins encoded together in one Quercus lobata isolate SW786 chromosome 3, ValleyOak3.0 Primary Assembly, whole genome shotgun sequence window:
- the LOC115981379 gene encoding receptor-like protein 7 has protein sequence MGKMNHQYLPLFLATCLFFISLSQTSSNTSSHHHCLSDQSAHLLQLRQEFVERNYSDYYDYYNGSYPKMKSWKADSDCCSWDGITCDTQNGDVIGLDLSNSWLYGPLNSNSSLFSLRHLRKLNLDCNNFSSSTIPSEFGELVRLTHLNLSFSFLHGQIPSEISRLSNLVLLDLSSNYFKHFVGGDYYYKMLHLRRIHLEALVQNMTNLRELHLDYVNISTSLPQSLANLSSLTSLTLFDCNLQGEFPSNIFLLPKIQSIDLSYNYELIGFLPKFQYRSSLKKLHLRATNFSVEFLNSMDNLGSLNVLDLSKTNLFGEFPNSISNLKSLNYLDLSYTKLFGELPSSISKLKSLNYLDLGSSNFSGAIPPSIGNLSQLTHLSLSYNNFHGQLPSILGNLTQLEFLSLSNNNFDCSFPIWLTNNTKLRSIDFWENQLKGPIPSEICRLPNLTYLDLSYNSLTKTIPSVLFTTPSLSTLYLDHNQLTGPLKFQNISTSPLKVLSLSENKLNGSIPRSIANFTKLQCLYLSSVNLKGKVELDIFFELKELQDLDLSGNKVMVSKTNIPSTIPKFSYLLLSSCHLLEFPKFLEAQNELQTLDLSNNNIEGKIPKWFWNVGKETLGYLNLSFNLLSKFEHPPVVLQWKNMYLLDLSSNMLQESFPIPPLSINYFFASKNNFTGSIPPMICKVHALEVLDVSNNQLIGQIPQCLLHSSNSLVLSMRNNHFQGNLLETFINGCSLRTLDLNHNQIEGKIPRSLVKCQMLEVLNLGNNKLNDAFPFWLESSSELKILVLRANGFYGPIWDPSINFSFSKLHVIDLSHNNFSGKLPSEYFQNWSAILDKNSSQSGYMGADSYYYKDSMSLVNKGVELKFEKILTIFTAIDLSNNRLCGEIPDSVGNLKALIVLNLSSNNFMSHIPSSLGNLVALESLDLSRNSLFGEIPQELTSLTFLEYLNLSQNQLSGPIPQGRQFLTFQSSSFEGNFRLCGFQLSKKCGNNEIPNSEMRHESSLGEGFCWKVVVIGYACGLVIGLVTEHIITLRRINWLVINFGVNIRR, from the coding sequence ATGGGGAAAATGAATCATCAATACTTGCCTTTATTCCTTGCCACTTGTTTGTTCttcatttctctttctcaaacaTCCTCTAATACTTCCTCTCATCATCATTGCCTCTCTGACCAAAGTGCTCATTTGCTGCAACTAAGGCAAGAATTTGTTGAAAGGAATTATTCTGATTACTATGATTACTATAATGGTTCTTATCCAAAGATGAAGTCTTGGAAGGCAGATAGTGATTGTTGTTCCTGGGATGGGATCACATGCGATACACAGAATGGTGATGTGATTGGCTTAGACCTGAGCAACAGTTGGCTTTATGGGCCTCTCAACTCTAACAGCAGTCTGTTCAGTTTGCGTCACCTTCGGAAACTCAACCTTGACTGCAACAACTTCTCTTCCTCCACAATCCCATCTGAATTTGGCGAGCTTGTGAGGTTGACCCATCTCAAcctctctttttccttcttaCATGGCCAAATCCCTTCGGAAATTTCACGGCTATCCAATTTGGTTTTACTTGATCTCTCTTCCAATTATTTTAAACACTTCGTTGGTGgtgattattattataaaatgttgCATCTCAGAAGAATTCATCTTGAAGCACTTGTCCAGAACATGACGAATTTGAGAGAACTTCATCTAGACTATGTGAACATTTCAACATCGCTACCTCAATCCCTGGCAAATTTGTCATCTTTGACTTCTCTTACTCTGTTTGACTGCAATTTGCAAGGTGAATTTCCCTCGAATATTTTCCTACTGCCCAAGATACAATCCATTGATTTGTCATATAACTATGAACTCATTGGTTTTCTTCCCAAATTTCAATATCGTAGTTCCCTAAAGAAATTGCATCTCCGTGCAACAaatttttctgtagaatttctCAATTCTATGGACAACCTTGGGTCCTTGAATGTTTTGGATCTttctaaaacaaatttatttggGGAATTTCCCAATTCAATCAGTAACCTCAAGTCCTTGAATTATTTGGATCTTTCTTATACAAAACTTTTCGGAGAATTGCCTAGTTCAATCAGCAAACTCAAGTCCTTGAATTATTTGGATCTTGGTTCAAGTAATTTTTCAGGGGCAATTCCCCCTTCTATTGGAAACCTATCACAGCTtactcatctttctctctcatataaCAATTTTCATGGTCAGCTTCCATCTATATTGGGAAATCTTACACAACTAGAATTCTTAAGcctttcaaataacaattttgacTGCAGCTTCCCAATTTGGCTAACAAATAATACTAAACTCCGTTCAATAGATTTCTGGGAAAATCAATTAAAAGGGCCAATCCCATCCGAAATATGTAGACTTCCTAATTTGACTTACCTTGACCTGTCATATAACTCACTCACAAAGACCATTCCCTCGGTTTTGTTTACAACCCCTTCATTGTCTACACTATACCTAGATCACAATCAGCTCACTGGCCCTCTCAAATTCCAAAATATCTCTACATCACCATTAAAGGTCTTGAGTTTGAGTGAAAACAAATTGAATGGATCAATTCCAAGGTCAATTGCCAATTTCACTAAGCTACAATGTCTATATCTTTCTTCGGTCAACCTAAAGGGCAAGGTGGAGCTAGACATTTTCTTTGAGCTCAAAGAGCTTCAAGATCTTGATCTTTCAGGTAACAAAGTAATggtttcaaaaacaaatatccCTTCAACCATCcccaaattttcatatttgcttTTGTCTTCTTGCCATTTGCTTGAATTTCCTAAATTTCTAGAAGCCCAAAATGAATTGCAAACTTTGGATCTTTCCAACAACAACATTGAAGGTAAAATACCTAAATGGTTTTGGAATGTTGGAAAAGAGACATTGGGTTACCTAAATCTTTCTTTTAACCTTTTAAGCAAATTTGAGCATCCACCAGTAGTTCTTCAATGGAAAAATATGTACCTTTTAGACTTGAGTTCCAACATGTTGCAAGAGTCATTTCCTATTCCCCCATTgtctataaattatttttttgcgtcaaaaaataattttaccgGAAGTATCCCACCAATGATTTGTAAGGTGCATGCTTTGGAGGTTCTTGATGTGTCAAATAACCAATTGATTGGTCAAATTCCACAATGTTTGCTTCACTCAAGCAACTCTCTAGTATTATCTATGAGAAATAACCACTTCCAAGGAAACTTGCTTGAAACATTCATAAATGGATGTAGTTTGAGGACACTAGACTTGAATCACAACCAAATAGAGGGGAAGATTCCACGATCTTTAGTTAAATGTCAAATGCTAGAAGTTTTGAATCTTGGAAACAACAAATTGAATGATGCATTCCCTTTCTGGTTGGAGTCTTCATCAGAGTTAAAGATTCTTGTCTTGCGAGCTAATGGATTCTATGGTCCTATATGGGATCCTAGTATAAATTTTAGCTTTTCCAAGCTGCATGTCATTGACCTCTCTCACAACAATTTCTCTGGCAAGTTACCATCCGAGTACTTTCAAAACTGGAGTGCAATCCTAGACAAAAACTCATCACAATCAGGGTACATGGGAGCTGACTCCTATTATTACAAAGATTCAATGTCTTTAGTGAATAAGGGAgtagaattgaaatttgaaaaaatcttGACCATCTTCACTGCTATTGATCTCTCTAACAATAGGCTTTGTGGAGAAATTCCAGATAGTGTGGGGAACCTCAAGGCACTAATTGTACTTAATTTATCAAGCAATAACTTTATGAGCCATATCCCATCATCATTGGGAAACCTAGTTGCGCTTGAATCTTTGGATCTTTCTCGAAATAGCCTCTTTGGTGAAATCCCTCAGGAGCTAACAAGTCTCACATTTCTAGAGTATTTAAACCTCTCTCAAAATCAACTTAGTGGTCCAATTCCACAAGGTCGGCAATTTTTGACATTTCAAAGTTCCTCTTTTGAGGGAAACTTTCGATTGTGTGGCTTTCAGTTGTCGAAGAAATGTGGAAATAATGAGATACCAAATTCTGAAATGAGACATGAATCATCATTGGGAGAAGGATTTTGTTGGAAAGTGGTAGTGATAGGATATGCCTGTGGATTGGTAATTGGATTGGTTACTGAACATATCATCACCTTAAGAAGGATAAATTGGCTTGTGATAAATTTTGGAGTGAACATACGTAGGTGA